In one window of uncultured Draconibacterium sp. DNA:
- a CDS encoding glycosyl hydrolase 115 family protein: protein MIKATYNFLTTCLIYMCLLAHANAQKKPEVSNFEIANPKVAVPVFVAEEEAKVVHLAAGMFANDVVDISGQLPEIIHAVPNAKQQLIIAGTIGKSEWIEKLAADKKIDTSALIGKWETWTIRVVEKPFPGVNRALVIVGSDRRATAYGILELSRMMGVSPWKWWADATPRKQAGIKLNIREKTYGSPSVKYRGLFINDEDWGLQPWAAKTFEPETGDIGTKTYAKIFELMLRLRANTLWPAMHDCTKAFYTIPGNAQMADDYAIVVGTSHCEPMLCNINIEWNSQAMGEWRYDVNANTIRSVFEERAKQTSAFESSYTIGMRGKHDSPMDAKNLTKNDRIRLLEQVIADQRSILGNEKETDAAAVPQVFIPYKEVLDYYQNGLEVPEDVTLMWTDDNYGYIRQLSTSEEQKRPGGAGIYYHASYWGRPHDYLWLSSTNPMLIWEEMYKAYQLNARNMWVLNCGDIKPLEYNIELFMDMAWNMDAFNGTLDVQNHLKEWTGQLFGAENQDKLTHLLLDYYRLCFIRRPEFMAWSQTEPVTKPKETGLTQIRYGDELNERLDDWEKLSAKVEMLQNEIPGYRQDAFYELVYYPVSGASLMNQKWLYHYKNKWAAQQGRTSASEYARRSAQAYEQIEKETEYYNTKLKNGKWKYIMDMAPRNLPVFSEPSFSLPAKPKNTGLGLALEGYEMEANKDIPNAHSDVLPVLNSFLKDSVFVDVFLKGEGEINWKAVPKAPWINLSVTRGKLTSQQAVKRVWVGIDWGKVPKAKDTREPPLGHDYQLIPPSFKVNSSIDFVTEDTTISIGVSVFNPDIQELVDYKGFVEANGYVSLNAENFTAVKAGVDASWEVFSGMGYSGNVVSAMPYTSRSLNDLSEIKNQSPVLEYDFYTFNSGAAEVRVQAIPTHPFSEGRSVRCAVAIDENEPVIIDFKTVGRSEEWKQNVLKNAAVKSAQQEINKSGNHKLKIWMVDPGVMLDQILIDLGGWKGSYAFPKETKCRN from the coding sequence ATGATAAAAGCCACATATAATTTTCTTACAACTTGTCTTATTTACATGTGCTTGCTGGCTCATGCAAACGCGCAAAAAAAGCCTGAAGTAAGCAACTTTGAGATAGCAAACCCAAAGGTTGCAGTTCCTGTTTTTGTTGCTGAAGAAGAGGCAAAAGTAGTACATCTTGCTGCGGGTATGTTTGCAAACGATGTTGTCGATATTTCGGGGCAACTGCCTGAAATTATTCACGCTGTTCCAAATGCAAAACAACAACTTATTATTGCAGGTACAATTGGAAAAAGCGAGTGGATTGAAAAACTGGCTGCTGATAAAAAAATAGATACTTCTGCATTAATAGGGAAATGGGAAACCTGGACAATAAGGGTGGTAGAAAAACCTTTTCCCGGAGTTAACCGGGCGCTGGTAATTGTTGGCAGCGATCGCCGCGCCACTGCGTATGGTATCCTGGAATTGTCGCGGATGATGGGGGTTTCGCCCTGGAAGTGGTGGGCTGATGCAACACCTCGAAAACAGGCGGGAATTAAACTCAATATCAGGGAAAAAACTTACGGTTCGCCATCGGTAAAATACCGCGGCTTATTTATTAACGACGAAGACTGGGGGCTACAACCCTGGGCTGCCAAAACCTTTGAACCCGAAACAGGAGATATTGGCACTAAAACTTATGCAAAAATATTTGAACTGATGTTGCGCCTGAGGGCAAACACGTTGTGGCCCGCTATGCACGACTGTACCAAAGCTTTTTATACTATCCCCGGAAATGCGCAAATGGCCGACGATTATGCTATTGTTGTGGGGACGTCGCATTGCGAACCCATGCTTTGCAATATTAATATTGAATGGAACAGTCAGGCGATGGGAGAATGGCGCTACGATGTGAATGCCAACACTATTCGCTCGGTATTTGAAGAACGTGCCAAACAAACTTCTGCCTTCGAAAGCAGTTACACCATCGGAATGCGTGGGAAACACGACTCGCCGATGGATGCAAAGAACCTGACTAAAAACGATAGGATTAGGCTTTTGGAGCAAGTAATTGCCGACCAACGGAGTATTCTAGGAAACGAAAAGGAGACAGATGCAGCTGCTGTACCACAGGTTTTTATTCCTTACAAGGAAGTGCTCGATTATTATCAGAACGGATTAGAGGTACCCGAAGACGTTACCCTGATGTGGACCGATGATAACTATGGCTATATCCGCCAGTTAAGCACATCCGAAGAGCAGAAACGACCGGGCGGAGCAGGCATATATTACCACGCTTCTTATTGGGGGCGTCCGCACGATTATCTTTGGCTGAGTTCTACAAACCCGATGCTGATTTGGGAAGAAATGTATAAAGCTTACCAGTTAAATGCACGCAACATGTGGGTGTTAAATTGTGGCGACATCAAACCGCTGGAATACAACATTGAGTTGTTTATGGATATGGCCTGGAACATGGATGCTTTTAACGGAACGCTGGATGTCCAAAATCATTTAAAAGAATGGACAGGACAATTGTTTGGTGCCGAAAATCAGGATAAACTCACACATTTACTGCTCGATTATTATCGGCTGTGTTTTATACGCCGGCCCGAATTTATGGCCTGGAGCCAAACCGAGCCTGTTACCAAACCCAAAGAAACCGGGCTTACACAAATCCGCTATGGCGACGAACTTAACGAAAGACTCGACGACTGGGAAAAGCTTTCAGCGAAGGTAGAAATGCTACAAAATGAAATTCCGGGCTATCGTCAGGATGCTTTTTATGAACTGGTGTATTATCCGGTAAGCGGTGCATCGCTGATGAACCAGAAGTGGTTGTACCATTACAAAAACAAATGGGCTGCCCAACAGGGAAGAACCAGTGCCAGCGAATATGCCCGGCGTTCGGCGCAGGCTTACGAACAGATAGAAAAAGAAACCGAATACTACAATACGAAACTAAAAAATGGCAAGTGGAAATACATCATGGACATGGCTCCGCGAAACCTGCCTGTTTTTTCAGAACCCTCGTTTTCCTTACCTGCAAAACCGAAAAATACGGGGTTGGGATTAGCACTCGAAGGCTATGAAATGGAGGCCAATAAAGATATCCCGAACGCCCATTCGGATGTTTTACCTGTTTTAAACAGCTTCCTTAAAGATTCGGTTTTTGTAGATGTTTTTCTGAAAGGGGAAGGAGAAATAAACTGGAAAGCAGTGCCCAAAGCTCCATGGATTAACTTGTCAGTTACCCGCGGAAAATTGACATCACAACAGGCCGTAAAACGCGTGTGGGTAGGCATCGACTGGGGCAAAGTACCAAAAGCAAAAGATACACGTGAACCACCGCTTGGTCACGATTATCAGTTAATTCCGCCATCATTCAAAGTAAACAGTTCAATTGATTTTGTAACCGAAGATACTACCATAAGTATTGGCGTTTCTGTTTTCAATCCTGACATTCAGGAACTGGTCGATTACAAGGGCTTTGTTGAAGCGAATGGTTACGTTTCTCTCAATGCTGAAAATTTTACCGCAGTAAAAGCGGGAGTAGATGCTTCGTGGGAGGTTTTTAGTGGCATGGGTTATTCGGGGAATGTGGTTTCAGCAATGCCTTATACCTCAAGATCGCTTAACGATTTAAGTGAAATAAAGAATCAGAGCCCGGTGCTCGAATACGATTTTTACACCTTCAATTCAGGTGCTGCAGAGGTACGCGTTCAGGCCATACCAACGCATCCTTTTTCCGAAGGAAGAAGTGTTCGATGTGCTGTTGCAATCGATGAAAATGAGCCGGTTATTATTGATTTTAAAACGGTTGGCCGAAGCGAGGAATGGAAACAGAATGTACTAAAAAATGCTGCTGTTAAGTCAGCACAACAGGAGATCAACAAATCAGGAAATCACAAACTAAAAATTTGGATGGTTGATCCGGGAGTAATGCTCGACCAGATTTTAATCGATTTGGGGGGCTGGAAGGGAAGTTATGCTTTCCCGAAGGAAACCAAATGTAGAAACTAA
- a CDS encoding DUF5009 domain-containing protein, translated as MENSIQKKPERFLSLDVFRGLTIALMIVVNTPGTGAHLYPYLVHAKWFGFTLADLVFPSFLFAMGNAMSFSMLKMKNMPAEKVWAKIIKRTVIIFLLGYLMYWFPFFRFGADGHFMWKPIAETRIMGVLQRIALCYFFASLIFYYLSERAALIISGIILLAYWGILYIFGEPGTWLEMANNAASKFDLSVLGQGHIYKKDSIPFDPEGLLSTLPSIVNVLCGYMAGIFIQKKGKSFEGIAKLLMLAFAMIALAHWWNLVFPLSKKLWTSSFVLYTVGWDLAIMAVLVYAIELRKLKYGVQFFNVFGKNPLFIYLFSELFYITLRIIPVNENQDAFEWVSEQIFQQIFPGPFGSFVTAIAYVMLCWALGWWLDKKRIYIKI; from the coding sequence ATGGAAAATAGCATACAAAAAAAGCCTGAACGCTTTCTGTCGCTTGATGTTTTCAGAGGTTTAACCATTGCTTTAATGATTGTGGTTAACACGCCGGGAACAGGTGCACATCTTTATCCCTACCTGGTTCATGCTAAGTGGTTTGGCTTTACGCTGGCCGATTTGGTATTTCCATCGTTCCTTTTTGCTATGGGAAATGCCATGAGTTTTTCGATGCTAAAAATGAAGAACATGCCGGCCGAAAAGGTTTGGGCAAAAATTATAAAACGTACAGTAATTATCTTTCTTTTGGGGTACCTCATGTATTGGTTCCCGTTTTTTAGATTTGGTGCCGACGGGCATTTTATGTGGAAACCCATTGCCGAAACCCGAATAATGGGCGTTTTGCAACGAATAGCGTTGTGTTATTTCTTTGCTTCACTTATTTTTTATTACCTCTCTGAAAGAGCAGCACTGATTATTTCTGGTATAATTTTGCTCGCCTATTGGGGTATTTTGTACATTTTCGGTGAGCCGGGAACCTGGCTTGAAATGGCAAATAACGCGGCATCAAAGTTTGATTTGTCGGTTTTAGGCCAGGGGCATATTTATAAAAAAGACAGTATCCCCTTCGATCCCGAAGGATTACTCAGCACTTTGCCTTCCATTGTAAATGTACTGTGTGGATACATGGCCGGAATTTTTATCCAGAAAAAAGGAAAATCATTCGAAGGTATTGCCAAACTTTTAATGCTTGCCTTTGCAATGATTGCGCTGGCACATTGGTGGAACCTGGTTTTTCCGCTATCGAAAAAATTGTGGACAAGTTCTTTCGTACTTTACACCGTTGGCTGGGATTTGGCAATAATGGCCGTTTTGGTTTACGCTATCGAATTACGGAAACTAAAATACGGCGTTCAGTTTTTTAATGTTTTTGGGAAAAACCCACTGTTTATCTATCTATTCTCCGAGCTGTTTTATATTACACTTCGCATAATCCCTGTAAACGAAAATCAGGATGCTTTTGAGTGGGTGAGTGAACAGATCTTTCAGCAAATTTTCCCAGGGCCTTTTGGTTCGTTTGTAACAGCTATTGCTTATGTTATGCTATGTTGGGCACTCGGATGGTGGTTAGATAAAAAGCGTATTTATATAAAAATATAG
- a CDS encoding alpha-N-acetylglucosaminidase, protein MKKEYLLLLLPILCGFMACTNSKNAPQTLSPEETLIQRILPEYASRFAVEIDSIGENDWFEIESVNNKIVLRGNNGVSIASALYYYLKKYANCQITWNGTNLDLPEELPTVPEKIFKDSPYEYRYYLNYCTFNYSMSWWDWKRWEKEIDWMALHGINMPLAITGEEYIWDQVYRSYGFTDEDLDPFFSGPSYFSWFWMGNLDGWGGPLPMSWKESHRDLQQKILQRERELGMKPVLPAFTGHVPASFKKHFPNAKLKQTNWGNDFEDTFILDADDPLFAEIGKKFLEIQKKIYGTDHLYSADTFNENEPPSDDPEYLSELSSKVFEGMKAADPDAVWVMQGWLFYSHRDFWKEPQIKGLLGAVPDDRMIILDLASEIEPIWKRTEAFYGKQWIWNMLHNFGGNISMFGRIENVATHPAEALNDSTSGKMRGIGLTMEGIEQNPVLYELMTDNTWRNTPIDLKEWLKSYIGNRYGKTNTELEKAWDILVETAYNGEAIRDGAESIIVSRPTFEGYRRWARTKLNYAPVDLLPAWDLFVEQIPVCGQSDGFQYDLVDLTRQVLANYALPVQQQITLAYKHNDKDDFEKYSTEFIELIDDMDKLLATRKDFLLGPWIADARSWGETEEEKALYEQNARDLITLWGGANNRLHEYSNRQWSGLFNDFYKPRWEQFFADVKNNWGQFDQDKFDEEIKQWEWNWVLERKDFPEEVSGSSTEIAAELHRKYRERIAPLTEIQPEIKYNY, encoded by the coding sequence ATGAAGAAGGAATATCTTTTACTACTGCTGCCAATACTTTGCGGTTTTATGGCTTGTACCAACAGCAAAAATGCTCCGCAAACCTTATCGCCTGAAGAAACATTGATTCAGCGGATATTGCCTGAGTATGCCTCCAGATTTGCAGTAGAAATTGATAGTATTGGAGAAAATGACTGGTTTGAAATAGAGTCTGTAAACAACAAAATTGTTTTGCGCGGTAACAACGGGGTTTCCATTGCATCGGCATTGTATTACTACTTAAAAAAATATGCCAATTGCCAGATTACGTGGAACGGCACCAACCTGGATCTGCCGGAAGAACTGCCAACTGTTCCTGAAAAGATTTTTAAGGATAGTCCTTACGAATACCGCTACTACCTGAACTACTGTACCTTTAATTACAGCATGAGCTGGTGGGACTGGAAGCGCTGGGAAAAGGAAATCGACTGGATGGCTTTACACGGCATCAACATGCCCCTGGCCATCACCGGCGAAGAATACATTTGGGATCAGGTGTATCGTTCATATGGTTTTACCGACGAAGATCTTGATCCGTTTTTTAGCGGACCTTCCTATTTTTCATGGTTTTGGATGGGGAACCTTGATGGTTGGGGCGGCCCATTGCCAATGAGTTGGAAAGAGAGCCACCGCGATTTGCAGCAAAAAATACTTCAGCGCGAACGCGAACTGGGTATGAAACCTGTTCTCCCGGCGTTTACAGGGCATGTCCCTGCATCGTTTAAAAAACATTTCCCCAATGCCAAACTCAAACAAACCAACTGGGGAAACGACTTTGAAGACACTTTTATTTTGGATGCTGACGATCCGCTTTTTGCTGAGATCGGGAAAAAGTTTCTGGAAATTCAAAAAAAAATATACGGAACCGATCACCTTTATTCTGCCGATACTTTCAACGAAAACGAACCGCCTTCCGATGATCCTGAATACTTGTCGGAGCTAAGCAGCAAAGTATTTGAGGGAATGAAAGCGGCCGACCCCGATGCTGTTTGGGTTATGCAGGGCTGGTTATTTTACAGTCACCGCGACTTTTGGAAAGAACCACAAATAAAAGGTTTGCTGGGCGCCGTTCCCGACGACCGGATGATTATTCTGGATTTGGCGTCAGAGATTGAACCGATTTGGAAACGCACCGAAGCATTTTACGGCAAACAGTGGATTTGGAACATGCTTCACAACTTCGGCGGAAACATAAGCATGTTTGGCCGTATCGAGAACGTGGCGACTCATCCTGCTGAAGCGCTAAATGATTCTACTTCGGGGAAAATGAGAGGAATTGGTTTAACCATGGAGGGCATTGAACAGAACCCGGTTTTGTATGAATTAATGACGGACAATACCTGGCGAAATACACCGATTGACCTAAAAGAATGGTTGAAAAGCTACATCGGGAATCGTTACGGAAAAACAAACACAGAGCTCGAAAAAGCCTGGGATATTTTGGTTGAAACAGCATACAACGGAGAAGCAATACGCGATGGCGCCGAATCCATAATTGTGTCGCGCCCCACTTTTGAAGGTTACCGCCGCTGGGCGCGTACCAAACTAAATTATGCACCTGTAGATTTATTACCAGCCTGGGATTTATTTGTAGAGCAAATCCCTGTATGTGGTCAGTCTGATGGATTTCAGTACGATTTAGTTGACCTCACCCGTCAGGTTTTGGCCAACTACGCTTTGCCAGTACAACAGCAAATTACACTGGCTTACAAACATAACGACAAAGACGATTTTGAAAAATACAGCACCGAATTCATTGAGTTAATCGACGACATGGACAAGCTGTTGGCAACCCGCAAAGACTTTTTACTGGGCCCCTGGATTGCCGATGCCCGAAGTTGGGGAGAAACCGAAGAAGAAAAAGCGTTGTACGAACAGAATGCCCGCGATCTGATTACACTTTGGGGCGGAGCCAACAACCGTTTGCACGAATACAGCAACCGCCAGTGGAGCGGCCTGTTTAACGACTTTTACAAACCCCGTTGGGAACAATTTTTTGCCGATGTAAAAAACAACTGGGGACAATTTGATCAAGATAAATTCGACGAAGAAATTAAACAGTGGGAGTGGAACTGGGTGCTCGAACGTAAAGATTTTCCGGAGGAAGTCAGTGGTAGTTCTACCGAAATTGCAGCCGAATTACACCGGAAATACCGCGAACGAATTGCTCCGTTAACCGAAATACAACCCGAAATAAAATACAATTACTAG
- a CDS encoding glycoside hydrolase family protein, producing the protein MTNKFCLKIAALLLALLFSIQITAQITERQKPEKWNQLVEGGRFLDRFMPISPLGKLTTEIWGAPDVIPRYTDNGIEDPAWSYWGGNILKGDDGKYHLFVCRWPENSAKGHREWPNSEVVHAVADNTMGPFKVHEVVGKGHNPEAYRMKDGRYIIYVIDGYYLADSINGPWKAGKFEFNPRDREIIEGLSNLSFVQREDGSFVMVCRGGGIWVSQDGISPWQQVTSKRVYPDVDGRFEDPVIWRDNVQYNLIVNDWLGRIAFYLRSKDGVHWKVDPGEAYIPGITVYTDGTNEDWFKYERIKIFQDEYRRPVQANFAVIDTLKGEDKPNDRHSSKNIGIPLNKGVLMTILNEKKIDDNTKTIRVKIKAEPGFNPLTDIDVSSLHFGAPEVVNFGGGCTVSSTEPDGADLIVSFDAKDNGFRNDSFAAKLLGKYKKGKLLLGYARLPWVEYIEPILSARLPVLKANNNLEVEVENFGQISSKKANLKVELINGQETDEIASAKIPGLKPFEKITLGMKCSRIPAEDVQLKVSITYNGKMMESLTGTLKID; encoded by the coding sequence ATGACGAACAAGTTCTGTTTGAAAATTGCTGCCTTGCTGTTAGCTTTATTGTTTTCGATTCAAATTACTGCACAGATTACGGAGCGGCAAAAGCCTGAAAAATGGAACCAGCTTGTTGAAGGAGGACGTTTTTTAGATCGTTTTATGCCCATTTCTCCGCTTGGGAAATTAACAACAGAAATCTGGGGGGCTCCCGATGTTATTCCGCGCTATACGGATAACGGAATTGAAGACCCAGCTTGGTCGTATTGGGGAGGCAATATTTTAAAGGGCGACGATGGGAAATACCATTTGTTTGTTTGTCGCTGGCCCGAAAATTCGGCCAAAGGGCACAGAGAATGGCCAAACTCGGAAGTGGTACACGCAGTGGCCGATAACACAATGGGGCCTTTTAAGGTACACGAGGTAGTTGGAAAAGGACACAACCCCGAAGCCTACCGTATGAAAGATGGTCGTTATATTATTTATGTAATTGATGGTTACTACCTTGCCGATAGTATTAACGGCCCTTGGAAAGCCGGGAAGTTTGAATTTAATCCGCGTGATAGGGAAATAATCGAAGGGCTTTCAAATCTGTCGTTTGTTCAGCGCGAAGACGGTTCGTTTGTGATGGTTTGCCGTGGTGGCGGAATCTGGGTGAGCCAGGATGGTATTTCGCCCTGGCAACAGGTAACTTCAAAACGAGTTTACCCCGATGTTGACGGCCGTTTTGAAGATCCGGTTATCTGGCGCGACAATGTCCAATACAACCTGATTGTAAACGACTGGCTGGGGCGTATTGCTTTCTACCTGCGCTCGAAAGACGGTGTGCACTGGAAGGTAGATCCGGGCGAAGCATACATTCCCGGCATTACGGTTTATACCGACGGAACAAATGAAGACTGGTTTAAATACGAACGCATCAAGATTTTTCAGGATGAATACCGCCGCCCTGTTCAGGCCAATTTTGCGGTAATCGACACCTTAAAAGGCGAAGACAAACCCAACGACAGACACAGTTCAAAAAATATTGGTATTCCTTTAAATAAAGGAGTTTTAATGACCATTCTCAATGAGAAGAAGATTGACGACAATACAAAAACTATTCGCGTAAAAATTAAGGCAGAACCCGGGTTTAATCCGCTAACGGATATTGATGTAAGTTCGCTGCATTTTGGCGCGCCCGAAGTGGTTAATTTTGGTGGCGGCTGCACGGTTTCTAGCACCGAACCGGATGGCGCTGATTTGATTGTGTCTTTTGACGCAAAAGACAATGGATTTAGAAACGATAGTTTTGCCGCCAAATTATTGGGGAAATATAAAAAAGGGAAATTACTTTTAGGATACGCACGTTTGCCGTGGGTTGAATACATCGAACCAATTTTATCGGCACGTTTACCCGTGTTAAAGGCCAATAATAACCTTGAAGTTGAAGTGGAAAACTTTGGGCAAATCTCTTCGAAAAAGGCAAACTTAAAAGTTGAACTGATAAATGGACAGGAAACCGATGAAATTGCATCGGCAAAAATACCGGGCTTAAAACCATTCGAAAAAATAACGCTTGGCATGAAGTGCTCAAGAATACCGGCGGAGGATGTACAATTAAAAGTAAGCATTACTTACAACGGAAAAATGATGGAGTCCTTAACAGGGACATTAAAGATAGACTAA
- a CDS encoding RagB/SusD family nutrient uptake outer membrane protein, protein MKYINNKIVVLLLAISLFATSCDSFLEEENYTSLSIETAQTDPEAFDQLVARVYEISREFTTHYTSDMYYQLEDLGTDIVTRGSLVTGTNDLNDYVNFNSTNWTVSVYWTDQYAIISAANIAIDNADDIEGVDTNAKATGIGEAKFFRAMSYFNLVENFGGVPLVLNQVTTAEINYVRATEEEVYTQIVQDLKDALSAVSDNPAEYGRVSKDAVRHLLSKVLLTRGYKPFAATTDFSEAASLAETVISNHTLVASFENLVSIDNQRNSEVVFAYLFGNNPVSRGWGNSKHMMYKFRSYDYPGLSRTVQGLGPMPTPFYFSLFEDDDQRAAATFKRVLYADEEFTATVNGETVTVTAGDTAMYFPKVAWTDAQKAAVPYRVVNPDSYIKSDGVTPVHYPLFRKFDDPDVPFTQPDQSSQGERDMVMMRSGEAYLIAAEAYLGQSNATKAAEYLTDLRNRAGIETTVTADEVTLDFILDERARELAGEVNRWMDLKRTGKLIERTLMHNPHAKFNNALQEKHLLRPIPQTEIDNSGGSITQNPNYS, encoded by the coding sequence ATGAAATATATAAACAATAAAATAGTAGTACTGCTGCTTGCAATAAGCTTATTTGCAACAAGCTGCGACAGTTTCCTTGAGGAAGAGAACTATACTTCGTTAAGTATTGAAACTGCTCAAACCGATCCTGAAGCTTTTGACCAGTTGGTGGCTCGTGTTTACGAAATATCAAGAGAATTTACAACTCATTATACTTCTGATATGTATTACCAGTTGGAAGACCTTGGAACTGATATTGTAACAAGAGGATCGTTGGTAACAGGAACTAATGACTTGAATGATTATGTGAATTTTAACTCAACAAACTGGACTGTTAGCGTTTATTGGACCGACCAATACGCTATTATTTCAGCTGCCAATATTGCTATCGATAATGCTGACGACATTGAAGGTGTTGACACCAATGCTAAAGCAACAGGAATAGGCGAAGCCAAATTTTTTAGGGCAATGTCGTACTTTAATTTGGTTGAAAATTTTGGTGGAGTTCCTCTGGTTTTAAACCAGGTTACCACAGCCGAAATAAATTATGTACGTGCTACCGAAGAAGAAGTTTATACTCAAATTGTACAGGATCTGAAGGATGCTTTATCGGCAGTTTCTGATAATCCGGCTGAATACGGAAGAGTTTCAAAAGACGCTGTAAGACATCTTTTATCAAAAGTGCTGTTAACCAGAGGCTATAAACCATTTGCCGCCACTACCGATTTTTCTGAAGCTGCATCATTAGCCGAAACAGTAATTTCGAACCACACATTGGTGGCTTCATTTGAAAATCTGGTTAGCATCGATAATCAACGAAATTCAGAAGTAGTATTTGCATACCTGTTTGGAAACAATCCGGTTAGCAGGGGCTGGGGAAATTCAAAACACATGATGTACAAATTCAGATCCTATGATTATCCCGGATTATCCCGTACTGTTCAGGGCCTTGGACCAATGCCTACACCTTTTTATTTCTCGCTTTTCGAAGACGACGATCAACGTGCAGCTGCTACTTTTAAAAGAGTACTTTACGCCGACGAAGAATTTACTGCTACTGTAAACGGAGAAACAGTAACCGTGACAGCTGGTGATACAGCTATGTACTTCCCGAAAGTAGCCTGGACAGACGCTCAAAAAGCAGCGGTTCCATATCGGGTAGTCAATCCCGACTCTTACATTAAAAGTGATGGTGTTACACCAGTTCATTATCCACTGTTTAGAAAATTTGATGATCCGGATGTGCCTTTTACCCAACCCGATCAGTCTTCTCAGGGAGAAAGAGATATGGTTATGATGAGAAGTGGCGAAGCTTACCTTATTGCAGCAGAAGCTTACCTGGGACAGTCGAATGCAACAAAGGCCGCAGAATATCTTACCGATCTGCGTAACCGGGCAGGTATAGAAACCACTGTAACTGCAGATGAGGTAACACTCGACTTTATTCTTGATGAAAGAGCGAGAGAATTAGCCGGAGAAGTGAATCGCTGGATGGATCTGAAAAGAACAGGAAAGTTGATCGAAAGAACTTTGATGCACAATCCGCACGCTAAATTTAACAATGCACTGCAAGAGAAACACTTGTTACGACCAATTCCACAAACTGAGATTGATAATAGTGGTGGTAGTATTACTCAAAATCCAAATTATTCATAG